In Planctomycetia bacterium, one DNA window encodes the following:
- the miaA gene encoding tRNA (adenosine(37)-N6)-dimethylallyltransferase MiaA encodes MVLLLGTTASGKTAAALTLAPLLNAEIVSIDSMQVYRRMDIGTAKPTPAERAAVRHHLIDVVEPSESFSVARFVELADAAIADITARGKTVLAVAGTPLYLMGLMYGMFEGPSADEAFRVALRERAAREGTPALHAELAAIDSAAAARIHPNDLKRIERALEVHRLTGRPLSAMQTQWDAAHLRYPAVVVGIRREKEDTSRRINQRVRQMFDAGLVDEVRALLGEQRDDATPSPSQEVSLATTPSPFKGEGRGEGQAHDTTGIASSSPNPLSQGGRGPMAALSDQARQAVGYAEILAHLRGECSLDDAIEQIKINTRRLAKHQRTWFRKFPMTRWVDVTADESEESVARRLLDAIQSPGQP; translated from the coding sequence ATGGTCCTACTGCTGGGAACCACCGCCAGCGGCAAGACCGCCGCCGCCCTCACCCTTGCACCGCTTCTGAACGCCGAAATCGTCAGCATCGACTCCATGCAGGTCTATCGCCGCATGGACATCGGCACGGCCAAGCCGACGCCTGCCGAACGCGCCGCTGTGCGGCATCACCTGATCGACGTGGTCGAGCCGAGCGAATCGTTCAGCGTCGCGCGATTCGTGGAACTGGCCGACGCGGCCATTGCAGACATCACGGCGCGGGGCAAGACCGTGCTGGCCGTCGCCGGCACGCCGCTCTACCTGATGGGACTCATGTATGGGATGTTCGAGGGGCCGTCGGCCGATGAGGCGTTTCGCGTGGCGCTGCGCGAGCGAGCCGCGCGCGAAGGCACGCCGGCCCTGCACGCGGAATTGGCGGCCATCGACTCGGCCGCCGCGGCCCGGATTCACCCCAACGATCTCAAACGCATCGAACGAGCGCTGGAAGTCCATCGCCTCACCGGCCGGCCGCTTAGCGCCATGCAGACCCAGTGGGACGCGGCCCATCTGCGCTACCCGGCCGTGGTGGTCGGCATCCGGCGCGAGAAAGAGGATACGTCGCGTCGAATCAATCAGCGCGTGCGGCAGATGTTCGACGCGGGTCTTGTTGACGAGGTGCGCGCGCTGCTGGGTGAGCAGCGCGATGATGCAACACCCTCTCCCTCCCAGGAAGTGAGCCTTGCAACAACACCCTCTCCCTTCAAGGGAGAGGGCCGGGGTGAGGGTCAAGCTCACGACACAACCGGCATCGCTTCCTCCTCACCCAACCCTCTCTCCCAAGGGGGGAGAGGACCGATGGCAGCGCTAAGCGACCAGGCCCGCCAGGCCGTCGGCTACGCGGAGATCCTCGCGCACCTTCGTGGCGAATGCTCGCTGGACGACGCCATCGAACAGATCAAGATCAACACGCGGCGGCTCGCCAAGCACCAGCGCACGTGGTTCCGCAAGTTTCCGATGACCCGCTGGGTGGATGTGACCGCCGACGAATCGGAGGAGTCCGTGGCTCGCCGGCTGCTTGACGCGATTCAATCGCCGGGCCAACCGTAG
- a CDS encoding cysteine dioxygenase family protein encodes MLDQAGGPVPPPGLFAALERYKPNRDELAKYQAFSRGGYRRNLIHTGPGYQAWLLCWKRGQFSPIHDHSGSACGVRIIQGVAAETVFRKRRDGRLVRGKTFTHSVGTVIASVDQDVHTMGCMADAAEDLVSLHIYSPALTGMKFYPEELVVKVSPSRSRQSALASIAPVRGVSKRVKRPLAASIRASKARRG; translated from the coding sequence TTGCTCGATCAAGCTGGCGGGCCAGTTCCACCGCCTGGTCTGTTCGCCGCACTCGAGCGCTACAAGCCGAATCGTGATGAGCTGGCGAAGTACCAGGCGTTCAGCCGCGGGGGCTACCGACGCAACCTGATCCACACCGGCCCCGGCTACCAGGCGTGGCTGCTTTGCTGGAAGCGGGGGCAGTTCAGCCCGATTCATGACCACAGCGGCTCGGCCTGCGGTGTTCGAATCATACAAGGCGTCGCTGCGGAGACGGTCTTTCGCAAGCGGCGCGACGGGCGGCTGGTGCGCGGAAAAACTTTTACCCATTCGGTCGGGACCGTTATTGCATCGGTTGATCAGGATGTCCACACGATGGGCTGCATGGCCGATGCGGCGGAGGATCTCGTGTCGCTTCATATCTATTCGCCGGCGCTGACCGGCATGAAGTTTTATCCCGAGGAACTGGTGGTGAAGGTGTCGCCAAGCCGGTCGCGCCAATCCGCGTTGGCTTCCATTGCACCCGTCCGAGGCGTCAGCAAGCGCGTCAAGCGACCGCTCGCAGCATCCATCCGTGCGTCGAAGGCGCGCCGAGGCTGA
- a CDS encoding FtsX-like permease family protein — MPSRLALILFILFAPITVPVYLLFLVGANLIAGAFYIVIEAALAPLLGRPIALSRGAMALLTVPVLIAAPLVAIALMVLGLIRWMVKALAALGRWQAGASRRGSAVAAGFVWFVVALWTTIACMNAAWGGSLIGRPIQGRELLIEHASRGRMLRQMPESMQAKRRELIAHLKEHQSAAHWEWRYLLADLEDDQAPFSALTQTVQKRLTGMAWYFIPGEMSSDGQDHSLLLLGAMLFAWMLLIRWPGLFGVARRRWSRWCLYALRVGAAACAIYSLLTWEPTTLYHRFYFGDSSIPPLSFRVFSPAWWLGLDCQSFVRLEWYYFNAALWLVLIGVAALIWWLSWRVSPFLGWPRFYVAFLAARLLQRKRIAFFSVGAVTLCVAMMIIVISVMGGFVDSIREKAHGLLGDLVMDGSLQGFPYYQGFIERISKLIDPKTGKPIVVQATPLVRTVGILQFPASKSARNVGILGIRLDEYVRVTQFGSDLFYHTRFGGTTLGKQGQPFYGFDESGVAALPGDMDARWNAYLASLPPMARRDETQRYTRRPGDLFPGPGVFAGPKEKPVVEGAQWPGIIIGRSIVARRLPTGDYQRSPNLPRGERVMLTIVPLTRSGDISTEPPPKAVFRYVDDSRTGIHEIDSQNVYVDFDELQRLLSMEPQKRSDGTTASARCSQILINLDEPFSRDRQTLGQYKALIESEWLKYLDTLQPDAMEVAMLTNVGIQTWEEMQATYISAIEKEKFLVLIMFGVISMVAVFLILCIFYMIVQEKTRDIGIIKSLGGSAAGVSAVFLAYGAAIGLVGCILGSILGISFIDHINEIQDWLARLNPEWRVWSPETYSFDKIPSAWKWSEVIGIGILSIVSSVLGALFPAVRAGRTWPVETLRYE; from the coding sequence GTGCCCTCGCGACTTGCGCTGATACTGTTCATCCTGTTCGCGCCCATTACGGTCCCGGTCTATCTTCTCTTTCTGGTTGGCGCCAATCTCATCGCGGGAGCGTTCTACATTGTCATCGAAGCGGCACTGGCTCCGCTGCTGGGCCGGCCGATTGCGCTGTCGCGCGGCGCGATGGCGCTGCTGACGGTGCCGGTGTTGATCGCGGCGCCGCTGGTTGCCATCGCGCTGATGGTGCTGGGCCTGATCCGCTGGATGGTGAAGGCGCTGGCGGCGCTGGGCCGGTGGCAAGCCGGGGCTTCGAGGCGCGGCAGCGCGGTGGCGGCTGGGTTTGTTTGGTTCGTGGTTGCGTTGTGGACAACCATCGCGTGCATGAACGCGGCATGGGGCGGATCGTTGATCGGGCGGCCGATACAGGGGCGCGAGTTGTTGATCGAACACGCATCGCGCGGGCGGATGCTGCGACAGATGCCGGAATCGATGCAGGCGAAGCGGCGTGAATTGATCGCGCATTTGAAAGAGCACCAATCGGCTGCGCATTGGGAATGGCGCTACCTGCTGGCAGATTTGGAAGATGATCAGGCGCCGTTCAGCGCACTGACGCAGACCGTGCAGAAACGGCTGACGGGGATGGCGTGGTATTTCATCCCCGGAGAAATGTCGAGCGATGGGCAGGATCACAGCCTGTTGTTGCTGGGAGCGATGCTCTTTGCCTGGATGCTGCTGATTCGCTGGCCCGGGTTGTTCGGCGTGGCGCGGCGGAGATGGTCGCGCTGGTGCCTGTATGCGCTGCGCGTGGGAGCGGCAGCCTGTGCGATCTACTCGCTGCTGACGTGGGAACCCACGACGCTGTATCACCGGTTCTACTTTGGTGATTCGTCAATCCCTCCCCTTTCGTTTCGCGTGTTCAGCCCGGCGTGGTGGCTGGGGCTGGATTGCCAATCGTTCGTGCGCCTGGAGTGGTACTACTTCAACGCGGCGCTGTGGCTGGTGCTGATCGGCGTGGCGGCGTTGATCTGGTGGCTGTCGTGGCGGGTGAGTCCGTTTCTGGGTTGGCCGCGATTTTATGTTGCGTTTCTGGCGGCGCGGTTGTTGCAGCGCAAGCGGATCGCGTTCTTTTCCGTCGGTGCGGTGACGCTGTGCGTCGCGATGATGATCATCGTCATCAGCGTGATGGGCGGTTTTGTCGACAGCATTCGCGAGAAGGCGCACGGCCTGCTCGGCGATCTGGTGATGGACGGCAGCCTTCAGGGATTTCCGTACTACCAGGGCTTCATTGAGCGCATCAGCAAGCTGATCGATCCGAAAACGGGCAAGCCGATCGTCGTGCAGGCGACGCCGCTGGTGCGCACGGTGGGGATTCTGCAATTCCCCGCGAGCAAGAGCGCGCGGAACGTGGGCATCCTCGGTATTCGTCTCGATGAATACGTGCGCGTCACGCAATTCGGGAGCGACCTGTTCTACCACACGCGCTTCGGCGGTACGACGCTGGGCAAACAGGGGCAACCGTTTTACGGATTCGACGAGTCCGGCGTGGCGGCGCTGCCCGGCGACATGGATGCCCGATGGAACGCCTATCTCGCGAGCCTTCCGCCCATGGCACGGCGCGACGAGACGCAACGATACACGCGCCGGCCGGGCGATCTCTTCCCCGGTCCCGGCGTGTTCGCCGGGCCGAAGGAGAAGCCGGTCGTCGAAGGCGCCCAGTGGCCGGGCATCATCATCGGGCGGTCGATCGTGGCGCGGCGGCTGCCGACGGGCGACTATCAGCGGTCGCCGAATCTGCCGCGGGGCGAGCGCGTCATGCTGACGATCGTGCCGCTGACGCGCAGCGGTGACATCAGCACCGAGCCGCCCCCCAAGGCGGTGTTTCGTTACGTCGACGACTCGCGCACAGGCATTCACGAGATCGACTCGCAAAACGTGTACGTCGATTTCGATGAATTGCAGCGGCTGCTCTCGATGGAGCCGCAGAAGCGATCGGATGGCACGACGGCGTCGGCGCGGTGCAGCCAGATCCTGATCAATCTGGATGAGCCGTTCAGCCGCGACCGGCAAACGCTGGGGCAATACAAGGCGCTGATCGAATCGGAATGGCTGAAGTATCTCGACACGCTTCAGCCCGATGCGATGGAAGTGGCGATGCTGACAAATGTCGGCATACAGACCTGGGAGGAGATGCAGGCGACGTACATCTCGGCAATTGAGAAGGAAAAATTCCTCGTGCTGATCATGTTCGGCGTCATCAGCATGGTCGCGGTGTTTCTGATTCTGTGCATCTTTTACATGATCGTTCAGGAGAAGACGCGCGACATCGGCATCATCAAGAGCCTCGGCGGCAGCGCCGCGGGCGTGTCGGCGGTGTTCCTGGCGTACGGCGCGGCCATCGGGCTGGTCGGGTGCATCCTCGGTTCGATTCTGGGGATTTCCTTCATCGATCACATCAACGAGATTCAGGACTGGCTGGCGCGATTGAACCCCGAATGGCGCGTGTGGAGCCCAGAGACGTACTCGTTCGACAAGATTCCCAGCGCGTGGAAATGGTCGGAAGTCATCGGGATCGGCATTTTGTCCATCGTGTCGTCCGTGCTGGGGGCGCTGTTCCCGGCGGTGCGGGCCGGACGAACCTGGCCGGTGGAGACGCTGCGCTATGAATAG
- a CDS encoding NTP transferase domain-containing protein, which produces MRGVVLAGGTGSRLLPLTKVTNKHLLPVGRKPMIYHPIEKLRGAGIEEILIVTGVEHMGDMVELLGSGREFGVRFTYKIQDEAGGIAQALGLAEHFCAGGRLAVILGDNIFEDELASEAAKYRAQQRGARLLLKEVPDPQRFGVADVMGDKIVSIEEKPKSPRSRLAVTGIYFFDAAVFDIIRTLKPSGRGELEITDVNNAYLKRGELTFGMLKGWWSDAGTFESFARVQQLVMGGGA; this is translated from the coding sequence CTGCGCGGCGTTGTACTCGCGGGGGGAACCGGCAGTCGGCTCTTGCCGCTGACCAAGGTGACGAACAAGCACCTGCTGCCGGTCGGCCGCAAGCCGATGATCTATCACCCGATCGAGAAGCTGCGCGGCGCGGGGATCGAAGAGATCCTCATCGTCACAGGCGTCGAGCACATGGGCGACATGGTGGAGCTGCTCGGTTCGGGGCGCGAGTTCGGCGTGCGGTTCACCTACAAGATTCAGGATGAGGCCGGCGGCATCGCGCAGGCGTTGGGCCTGGCGGAGCATTTCTGTGCCGGCGGGCGGCTGGCGGTGATCCTCGGCGACAACATCTTTGAGGACGAGCTGGCGAGCGAAGCGGCGAAGTATCGCGCGCAACAGCGGGGAGCGCGCTTGTTGCTGAAGGAAGTTCCGGACCCGCAGCGGTTCGGCGTGGCGGACGTGATGGGTGACAAGATCGTGTCCATCGAGGAGAAGCCCAAGTCGCCCAGGTCTCGCCTCGCGGTGACGGGGATTTACTTTTTCGACGCCGCGGTGTTTGACATCATCCGCACACTGAAGCCGTCGGGTCGCGGCGAACTGGAAATCACCGACGTAAACAACGCCTATCTGAAGCGCGGGGAACTGACGTTCGGAATGCTCAAGGGGTGGTGGAGCGACGCGGGGACGTTTGAATCGTTCGCCCGCGTGCAGCAACTGGTGATGGGGGGCGGCGCGTGA
- a CDS encoding UDP-glucose/GDP-mannose dehydrogenase family protein — translation MKITVVGTGYVGLVTGVCLADTGNHVVGLDVDPDKVARLSRGECTIFEPGLTDLLVANLAAGRFKLTTNLIEAVHHAEVIFICIGTPPKADGSADLSHIETAVQDIARAVNKKTILVMKSTVPVGTSQWVEKLVAPLAKHPITVISNPEFLKEGTAVNDFQKPDRVVIGTEDADAAAVMQQLYQPFVRNNHPIIIVRRAASEMIKYAANCYLATRISFINHIANICEKLGIDVNEVRQGIGYDVRIGSHFMYPGIGYGGSCFPKDVQALAHVAREAGADGELLEIVHAINERQKTLLADRIRSHFGNALAGKTFAVWGIAFKPRTDDIREAPALRIIEILLSAGAKVRAADPKSLDNLRKEFGDKIAYCGDAYDALTGADALVICTEWNEYRTPDFDRIKSSLKSPVIFDGRNLYDPAYLKRLGFSYYSIGRPAVKS, via the coding sequence GTGAAAATCACCGTTGTCGGAACCGGGTACGTCGGGTTGGTGACAGGAGTCTGTCTTGCGGACACGGGCAATCACGTCGTGGGGTTGGATGTCGACCCGGACAAGGTTGCGCGGCTGTCGCGCGGTGAGTGCACCATCTTCGAGCCGGGACTGACCGATCTGCTCGTCGCCAATCTTGCCGCCGGACGCTTCAAGCTGACGACGAATCTGATCGAGGCGGTTCATCACGCCGAAGTCATTTTCATCTGCATCGGCACGCCGCCGAAGGCCGACGGCTCGGCCGATCTGTCGCACATCGAAACGGCGGTACAGGACATCGCGCGGGCGGTGAACAAAAAAACCATTCTCGTGATGAAGTCGACGGTGCCGGTCGGGACGAGCCAATGGGTGGAGAAGCTGGTCGCGCCGCTGGCGAAGCACCCGATCACCGTCATCAGCAATCCGGAGTTCCTGAAAGAAGGCACGGCGGTCAACGATTTTCAGAAACCCGATCGCGTCGTGATCGGCACCGAGGACGCCGACGCGGCAGCCGTGATGCAGCAGTTGTACCAGCCGTTTGTGCGAAACAATCATCCGATCATCATCGTGCGGCGGGCCGCATCGGAGATGATCAAGTACGCGGCGAACTGCTACCTCGCCACGCGCATCAGCTTCATCAATCACATCGCCAACATCTGCGAGAAGCTCGGCATCGACGTGAACGAAGTGCGCCAGGGCATCGGCTACGACGTGCGCATCGGCTCGCATTTCATGTACCCCGGCATCGGCTACGGCGGCAGTTGCTTCCCGAAGGACGTGCAGGCGCTGGCGCACGTCGCGCGGGAGGCCGGCGCGGACGGTGAGCTGCTGGAGATCGTGCACGCGATCAATGAACGGCAGAAAACGCTGTTGGCGGATCGGATACGCTCGCACTTCGGGAACGCGCTCGCGGGCAAGACCTTCGCCGTGTGGGGCATCGCGTTCAAGCCGCGCACCGATGACATCCGCGAGGCGCCAGCGCTGCGGATCATTGAAATTCTGCTGTCGGCCGGGGCGAAGGTTCGCGCGGCCGATCCGAAATCGCTGGACAATCTTCGCAAGGAGTTCGGCGACAAGATCGCATATTGCGGAGACGCCTACGACGCACTGACGGGCGCCGACGCGCTGGTGATCTGCACCGAGTGGAACGAGTACCGCACGCCGGATTTCGATCGCATCAAGTCATCGCTCAAGTCACCGGTCATCTTTGACGGGCGCAATCTGTACGACCCGGCCTATCTCAAGCGGCTGGGGTTTTCGTATTACTCGATCGGCCGCCCGGCGGTGAAGAGCTGA
- the rfbB gene encoding dTDP-glucose 4,6-dehydratase translates to MVTGGAGFIGSNFVRMMLKGELGDGPVARVVNVDALTYAGNLENLADVARDARHTFIRADICDTEAMTAACRAQDVEAIINFAAESHVDRSITGPRAFVKTNVEGTLSLLLAARDAGVKRFVQISTDEVYGSLGETGTFTEETPLDPHSPYSASKAGADHLVLAFGTTYGLPVQITRCSNNYGPYQFPEKMIPLMIHNARQNKPLPVYGDGRNVRDWIHVEDHCRAIWAVLTRGRAQRVYNIGGSGERGRNERGSSERSNLEVVRAILSAMGKPESLLTFVKDRPGHDFRYAIDSSRVRSETGWSPMVDFETGLARTIEWYLSNTPWLDHVTSGAYQRYYEQMYAGR, encoded by the coding sequence ATGGTCACCGGCGGGGCGGGGTTCATCGGCTCGAACTTTGTGCGGATGATGCTGAAAGGGGAATTGGGCGACGGGCCGGTCGCGCGCGTCGTGAACGTCGACGCGCTGACTTACGCCGGCAACCTGGAGAATCTCGCCGACGTGGCCCGCGACGCGCGGCATACCTTTATCCGCGCCGACATCTGCGACACCGAGGCGATGACGGCCGCCTGCCGCGCGCAAGATGTGGAGGCGATCATCAACTTCGCCGCCGAGAGCCACGTTGATCGGTCGATCACCGGGCCCCGTGCCTTTGTCAAGACAAACGTAGAAGGAACATTGTCGCTTCTGCTGGCGGCGCGCGACGCGGGTGTGAAGCGCTTCGTGCAGATCAGCACCGACGAGGTCTATGGCTCGCTCGGCGAGACGGGCACATTCACCGAGGAGACGCCGCTGGATCCGCACTCGCCCTACAGCGCGTCGAAGGCCGGGGCCGATCATCTCGTGCTGGCCTTCGGCACGACCTACGGCCTGCCCGTGCAGATCACGCGCTGCTCGAACAACTACGGCCCGTATCAGTTTCCCGAGAAGATGATCCCGCTGATGATCCACAACGCGCGGCAGAACAAACCGCTGCCGGTTTATGGCGACGGGAGAAACGTGCGCGACTGGATTCACGTGGAGGACCATTGCCGGGCAATCTGGGCGGTGCTGACGCGGGGCCGGGCGCAGCGGGTGTACAACATCGGCGGCAGCGGCGAACGCGGGCGCAATGAGCGCGGAAGCAGCGAACGGTCGAATCTGGAGGTCGTGCGGGCGATCCTGTCGGCGATGGGCAAGCCGGAGAGCTTGTTGACGTTTGTCAAAGATCGACCGGGGCACGATTTTCGCTACGCGATTGATTCCTCACGCGTGCGCAGCGAAACGGGCTGGTCGCCGATGGTGGATTTTGAAACGGGCCTGGCGCGGACGATCGAGTGGTACTTGAGCAACACGCCGTGGCTGGACCATGTCACCAGCGGGGCATATCAGCGGTACTACGAGCAGATGTACGCGGGGCGGTAG
- a CDS encoding dTDP-4-dehydrorhamnose 3,5-epimerase family protein: MIDGVAARRAKVIPDERGRLGEILRADDPWFTKFGQVYFTTTYPGVVKAWHFHKLQTDHFYCLRGTIKLALYDAREGSKTRGEVNELYLSEHLPALVRVPPGVYHGWMCASDTEAMVINVTTECYNYAQPDEYRAAPHGGEIPYVWARRDG, from the coding sequence CTGATCGACGGGGTTGCGGCGAGGCGGGCCAAGGTCATCCCGGATGAGCGCGGTCGACTCGGGGAAATCCTCCGGGCAGACGACCCGTGGTTCACCAAGTTCGGCCAGGTTTACTTCACCACCACCTACCCCGGCGTCGTGAAGGCATGGCACTTCCACAAGCTTCAGACCGACCATTTTTACTGCCTGCGCGGGACGATCAAGCTGGCGTTGTACGACGCGCGCGAAGGGTCCAAAACGCGCGGCGAAGTGAATGAACTCTACTTGAGCGAACATCTTCCGGCCTTGGTTCGCGTGCCGCCGGGGGTCTACCACGGCTGGATGTGCGCGTCGGACACCGAGGCGATGGTGATCAACGTGACGACGGAGTGCTACAACTACGCGCAGCCGGACGAATACCGCGCGGCCCCGCACGGCGGGGAGATTCCCTACGTCTGGGCGCGCCGCGACGGGTGA
- a CDS encoding FAD/NAD(P)-binding protein: MRTIVIVGAGFSGTLTAVNLLRRAARAVAEGSPPVHRPLRLVLVERTGRFGAGVAYGTNHYEHLLNVPTARMSAFPDEPDDFLNWARRRQPGIEGYSFLPRRTYREYIEQLLAGARRACPQIDVVLLKDEVRSVRPDEGESSARVEFADSPPMNADRVVLAPGNYAPLDVRAAGDAIYETDYYIRDPWDDARCRRIDPARPVLIIGTGLTAVDIVLRLAASGHTGTIHAVSRHGLMPQAHRRTPVAPMPSAIEELPAAPRSLLRAVRRRVREVEQCGGDWRAVVDGLRGPTAAVWQRFTLDQRRQFFRHLRHFWEIHRHRIAPDVAAVFNDLVQSGRVQVHAARIAAYRLKPDGVAVEIHPRAGHERSPITLDVHRVINCTGPNADFTRVVDPLIRQLLADGWIRPDPLRIGLDSTPRGALINRDGAPSTILFTVGPPRKPLTWESTAVPELRHQAADLANVLFDLFQ, translated from the coding sequence ATGCGAACCATCGTCATCGTCGGGGCGGGATTCAGCGGCACGCTGACAGCGGTCAATCTGCTGCGTCGAGCCGCGCGGGCGGTTGCCGAGGGCAGTCCGCCAGTGCACCGGCCCTTGCGATTGGTACTCGTCGAGCGAACGGGGCGATTCGGCGCGGGCGTCGCGTACGGCACCAACCACTACGAGCACTTGTTGAACGTGCCGACGGCGCGGATGAGCGCGTTTCCCGACGAGCCGGACGATTTTCTCAACTGGGCCCGCCGCCGGCAACCGGGCATCGAGGGGTATTCGTTTCTTCCGCGGCGGACGTACCGAGAGTACATCGAGCAGTTGCTCGCCGGCGCACGTCGGGCCTGCCCGCAGATCGACGTGGTGTTGCTGAAGGACGAGGTTCGCAGCGTGCGGCCGGATGAGGGCGAATCTTCGGCGCGGGTGGAGTTTGCCGATTCGCCGCCGATGAACGCGGATCGCGTCGTGCTGGCGCCGGGCAACTACGCGCCGCTGGACGTGCGCGCCGCCGGCGATGCTATTTATGAGACAGATTACTATATACGCGATCCGTGGGACGACGCGCGCTGCCGGCGAATCGACCCCGCACGGCCGGTGCTGATCATCGGCACCGGCCTGACCGCCGTGGACATCGTGCTGCGACTGGCCGCAAGCGGGCACACCGGCACGATTCACGCCGTCAGCCGCCACGGTCTGATGCCGCAGGCACATCGGCGCACCCCCGTTGCACCGATGCCGTCAGCGATCGAGGAACTTCCGGCCGCGCCGCGGTCCCTGCTCCGCGCGGTTCGCCGGCGCGTGCGCGAGGTGGAGCAGTGCGGCGGAGATTGGCGCGCGGTGGTCGACGGTCTGCGCGGCCCGACGGCGGCCGTCTGGCAGCGTTTCACGCTGGATCAGCGTCGGCAGTTCTTCCGGCACCTGCGTCACTTCTGGGAGATTCATCGCCATCGCATCGCGCCGGATGTGGCGGCGGTCTTCAATGATCTTGTGCAGAGCGGACGCGTGCAGGTTCACGCTGCGCGCATCGCGGCGTATCGTCTCAAGCCCGACGGCGTGGCCGTGGAAATTCATCCCCGCGCAGGGCACGAGCGATCACCGATCACGCTGGACGTTCATCGCGTCATCAATTGCACGGGTCCGAACGCCGATTTCACGCGCGTGGTCGATCCGCTTATTCGTCAACTGCTCGCCGACGGATGGATCCGCCCCGATCCCCTGCGGATCGGCCTGGACAGCACGCCGCGCGGCGCGCTGATCAACCGCGACGGGGCTCCTTCCACAATCCTTTTCACCGTCGGCCCGCCACGAAAACCGCTCACGTGGGAAAGCACGGCCGTGCCCGAACTGCGCCACCAGGCGGCGGACCTGGCGAACGTGCTTTTCGACCTGTTCCAATAA
- the lysS gene encoding lysine--tRNA ligase: protein MSDQYYEDRLKKLHQHIERGVDPYGARFEGVISAADVRSRVEAAKLEAGQTDPGSKLRTAGRIALRRVMGKLAFLTLRDSTGDVQIGISKATVGDAAWEGVALLDLGDILGVDGSPGRTKTGEVTVWADSLTLLCKALRPPPEKWHGLTDTDQRYRQRYVDLFSNPEVMATFKARCRIIDAVRDFLRGRGFLEVETPMLQPIYGGAAARPFTTHHNTLDMDLYLRISPELYLKRLLVGGMERVFEINRNFRNEGISTQHNPEFTMMECYQAYGDLSDMMEIVEGLCAASIVATGGNYKRQFRGHEVDFTPPWPRRRYYDLLAEHAGVDGRDAAAVRKRAAQIGIEAPGMDDAILANKLFEATVEEKLIGPLFVTEYPAALCPLTRRKKDDPGLALRFEAYVAGMELANAYTELNDPAVQRETLSAQVKGEGDETMRVMDDDFITALEYGMPPAGGLGVGIDRLVMVMTGAASIRDVILFPLQRPAGGASASADMRISGKE from the coding sequence ATGAGCGATCAATACTACGAAGACCGTCTGAAGAAACTGCATCAGCACATCGAGCGCGGCGTGGACCCCTATGGCGCGCGCTTTGAGGGCGTGATCAGCGCGGCCGATGTCCGGTCGCGCGTCGAGGCGGCGAAGCTGGAGGCTGGTCAAACCGATCCGGGGAGCAAGCTGCGCACGGCGGGCCGCATCGCGCTGCGGCGCGTGATGGGCAAGCTGGCGTTCCTGACGTTGCGAGACTCGACGGGCGACGTGCAGATCGGAATTTCGAAGGCGACCGTGGGCGACGCCGCATGGGAGGGCGTCGCGCTGCTGGACCTGGGCGATATCCTCGGCGTGGACGGCTCGCCCGGCCGAACGAAGACGGGCGAGGTGACCGTGTGGGCCGATTCGTTGACGCTGCTGTGCAAGGCGCTGCGACCGCCGCCGGAAAAATGGCACGGCCTGACCGACACCGATCAGCGCTATCGTCAGCGCTACGTAGATTTGTTCTCCAACCCCGAGGTGATGGCGACGTTCAAGGCGCGGTGCCGGATCATCGACGCCGTGCGCGATTTTCTGCGCGGCCGCGGCTTTCTGGAAGTGGAGACGCCGATGTTGCAGCCGATCTACGGCGGGGCGGCGGCGCGGCCGTTCACGACGCATCACAACACGCTGGACATGGACCTGTACCTGCGGATCAGTCCGGAGCTGTACTTGAAGCGGCTTCTCGTCGGCGGCATGGAGCGGGTGTTTGAGATCAACCGCAACTTCCGCAACGAGGGGATCAGCACGCAGCACAACCCCGAGTTCACGATGATGGAGTGTTACCAGGCCTACGGCGACTTGTCCGATATGATGGAGATCGTCGAGGGGTTGTGCGCGGCGTCGATCGTGGCAACGGGAGGAAACTACAAGCGTCAATTTCGCGGGCACGAGGTGGATTTCACGCCGCCCTGGCCGCGGCGGAGGTATTACGATCTGCTGGCCGAGCACGCCGGCGTCGATGGTCGTGACGCGGCGGCGGTTCGGAAGCGCGCGGCGCAGATCGGCATCGAAGCGCCGGGAATGGACGACGCGATCCTCGCCAACAAGCTGTTCGAGGCAACGGTCGAGGAAAAGCTGATCGGCCCGCTGTTCGTCACCGAGTACCCGGCGGCCCTGTGCCCGCTGACGCGCCGAAAGAAGGACGACCCCGGCCTCGCGCTGCGCTTCGAGGCCTACGTCGCCGGCATGGAACTGGCCAACGCCTACACCGAGTTAAACGATCCGGCCGTGCAGCGCGAGACGCTCTCGGCGCAGGTCAAGGGCGAGGGCGACGAGACCATGCGCGTGATGGATGATGATTTTATCACGGCGCTAGAGTACGGCATGCCACCGGCCGGCGGGCTGGGCGTCGGCATTGACCGGCTGGTGATGGTGATGACCGGCGCGGCGAGCATCCGGGATGTGATCCTGTTTCCGCTTCAACGGCCCGCGGGCGGCGCGTCGGCATCGGCTGACATGCGAATCTCGGGCAAGGAATAG